A genome region from Aliivibrio salmonicida LFI1238 includes the following:
- the srmB gene encoding ATP-dependent RNA helicase SrmB produces the protein MIKTFADLDLSPNLLRALEEIGYQRPTQVQAMAIPEALEGKDILASAPTGTGKSAAFLLPALQHLDDFPRRDPGPARVLILTPTRELAIQVADEARELAKYTHHKVFTITGGISYQEHADILARTQDIVVATPGRLMEYIEAERFDCRAIETLILDEADRMLDMGFGPVVDRLSKECRWRKQTFLFSATLEGRGVDGFTADLLNEPAKIVAEPSRRERKKITQWYHRADSLPHKIELLKSILTNQTERAIVFVKTRERLAELRGHLETAKISCAWLQGEMPQESRNNAISRFRDGKVNVLIATDVAARGIDLPDVSHVINFDMPRTADVYLHRIGRTARAGKKGNAVSLIEAHDQKMMERVGRYVKEEDEIIKERFVEGLKPTHKKAVFKNKQKKNAKKKAVLAKKNAPKKKKKKK, from the coding sequence GTGATCAAAACGTTTGCTGATCTCGATCTATCCCCTAACCTACTGCGCGCTCTTGAGGAGATTGGTTATCAACGTCCAACTCAAGTTCAGGCTATGGCGATCCCTGAAGCATTAGAAGGTAAAGACATCCTTGCTTCTGCTCCAACTGGAACTGGTAAATCTGCGGCTTTTTTACTGCCCGCTTTACAGCATCTTGACGATTTCCCTCGTCGTGATCCAGGTCCTGCGCGTGTATTAATCCTAACGCCAACTCGTGAACTTGCTATCCAAGTTGCGGATGAAGCTCGTGAATTAGCTAAATACACTCACCATAAAGTATTTACTATCACTGGTGGTATCAGCTACCAAGAGCACGCTGACATTCTGGCAAGAACTCAAGATATTGTGGTAGCAACGCCCGGTCGTTTAATGGAGTACATCGAAGCTGAACGTTTTGATTGTCGTGCCATTGAAACTCTGATCCTTGATGAAGCCGACCGTATGTTAGACATGGGTTTTGGTCCTGTTGTTGATCGTCTTTCAAAAGAGTGTCGCTGGCGTAAACAAACCTTCTTGTTCTCTGCAACATTAGAAGGTCGTGGTGTTGATGGTTTTACCGCTGATCTATTAAACGAACCAGCAAAAATTGTCGCAGAACCATCGCGCCGTGAACGTAAGAAAATCACTCAGTGGTATCACCGTGCCGATAGCTTGCCACATAAAATAGAATTACTGAAAAGCATTCTAACGAACCAAACTGAGCGCGCGATTGTATTTGTAAAAACTCGTGAGCGTCTTGCAGAACTTCGTGGTCACTTAGAAACAGCTAAGATTTCATGTGCTTGGTTACAAGGTGAAATGCCTCAAGAAAGCCGTAACAATGCAATTTCTCGTTTCCGTGATGGTAAAGTTAACGTATTGATTGCTACAGATGTTGCTGCTCGTGGCATCGATTTACCCGATGTTAGTCATGTCATTAACTTTGATATGCCTCGTACAGCAGATGTATATTTACACCGTATCGGTCGTACTGCTCGTGCAGGTAAAAAAGGCAATGCTGTTTCTTTGATTGAAGCACATGATCAAAAAATGATGGAACGCGTTGGCCGTTACGTTAAAGAAGAAGATGAAATAATTAAAGAACGCTTTGTTGAAGGGTTAAAACCAACACATAAAAAAGCGGTATTTAAGAACAAACAAAAGAAAAATGCGAAGAAAAAAGCGGTGTTAGCAAAGAAAAATGCACCAAAGAAAAAGAAGAAGAAAAAGTAA
- a CDS encoding tRNA1(Val) (adenine(37)-N6)-methyltransferase: MNKGFTFKQFHINIGLCGMPVSTDGVLLGAWANIEQSKNILDIGCGTGLLSLMSAQRNENSHVDAVELMPLAAEVALQNFVQSPWKNRLHLIHQDILHYHPAHLYDAIICNPPYFNNGEQSQKGERSIARHTDSLPFDKLLKCCKALMSSKGRASFILPFIEGNQFIEIAKKHSFHLTKLTKIQTTEKKDVSRLLIELSIFPYIYQETTLIIHSKDGYSNDFIQLTRHFYLNMA; encoded by the coding sequence ATGAATAAAGGCTTCACTTTCAAACAGTTCCATATCAATATTGGTCTATGCGGAATGCCAGTAAGCACCGATGGCGTGCTTCTTGGTGCTTGGGCTAATATTGAACAAAGCAAAAATATTCTAGATATTGGCTGCGGAACGGGGTTATTAAGCCTTATGAGTGCTCAGAGAAATGAAAATAGTCATGTTGATGCGGTAGAGTTAATGCCTCTTGCTGCTGAAGTTGCTTTACAAAACTTTGTTCAAAGCCCTTGGAAAAACCGTTTACACTTAATTCATCAAGATATTCTTCATTATCACCCCGCTCATTTATATGACGCTATTATTTGCAATCCACCTTATTTCAATAATGGTGAGCAATCACAGAAAGGTGAACGCTCAATTGCCCGCCATACTGATAGCCTACCTTTTGATAAATTATTAAAATGCTGTAAGGCATTAATGTCCTCTAAAGGACGTGCAAGTTTCATTCTTCCATTCATTGAAGGTAATCAATTCATTGAAATTGCTAAAAAACACAGTTTTCACCTTACAAAACTAACAAAAATACAAACCACAGAAAAAAAAGATGTTTCTAGATTATTGATTGAGCTATCAATTTTTCCTTATATTTATCAAGAGACTACATTAATAATTCACAGTAAAGATGGTTATAGTAATGACTTTATTCAGCTCACTAGACACTTTTATCTCAATATGGCTTAA
- the brnQ gene encoding branched-chain amino acid transport system II carrier protein: MKQSLKLTDIIAVGFMLFAFFLGAGNIIFPPIAGQMAGEHVYSAMGGFLITAVGLPLMTIITIGVAGGSWQQLTRDLPPKVAIIMAILMFVIIGPAFAAPRTGLVAYEMAAKPFMSADAGQISLTLFSIAFFSIAMFFAWSQGKLIDTIGKFLTPALFIGLIILAIAVFVNPQGEIVAATGNYINQPLTTGFFEGYNTMDTFGALMFGILMIDALKKKGITDHKATTKYLTAAGCIAALGLAFVYVSLFYLGATSSSVAPGATNGGEILTAYTHALFGSSGQIVLSIIVMIACLTTAIGLISACADYFSSICKVTYKTWVIVVGVACAIVANVGLTQLIALSVPVLFLLYPIAMALIVLAFLRHMMPNPRLAYRVVVTVATCFAVLDAAKVAGADMSAFSMLPMFDRGMAWVIPTFASIIIVRFIGKKEDELVTKEV; the protein is encoded by the coding sequence GTGAAACAATCACTAAAACTAACCGATATCATAGCCGTTGGCTTTATGCTTTTTGCCTTCTTTTTAGGTGCAGGCAACATTATATTTCCACCAATTGCAGGTCAGATGGCCGGTGAACATGTTTACAGTGCAATGGGGGGGTTCCTTATTACTGCGGTAGGTTTACCTCTTATGACCATTATTACTATTGGTGTAGCCGGTGGATCTTGGCAGCAACTTACTCGTGATTTACCACCAAAAGTAGCGATTATTATGGCTATTTTGATGTTTGTTATCATTGGGCCTGCATTTGCTGCCCCTCGTACAGGTTTAGTTGCTTATGAAATGGCTGCAAAACCATTTATGTCTGCTGATGCCGGACAAATATCATTAACACTATTCTCAATCGCATTCTTCTCAATCGCAATGTTTTTTGCCTGGTCGCAAGGTAAGCTTATCGATACGATTGGTAAGTTTTTAACGCCGGCATTATTCATTGGTTTAATCATTTTAGCGATTGCGGTATTTGTTAATCCACAAGGTGAGATTGTTGCAGCAACAGGGAACTATATCAATCAACCATTAACGACTGGTTTCTTTGAAGGTTATAACACCATGGATACGTTTGGTGCGTTAATGTTTGGTATTTTAATGATTGATGCATTAAAAAAGAAAGGCATTACAGATCATAAAGCGACCACAAAATATTTAACCGCAGCAGGTTGTATTGCGGCATTAGGCCTAGCATTTGTTTATGTCTCTTTATTCTACCTTGGTGCGACGTCTAGCTCTGTTGCTCCAGGTGCAACAAATGGCGGTGAGATTTTAACTGCATATACTCATGCGCTATTTGGATCTTCTGGCCAAATCGTATTGTCTATTATAGTTATGATCGCTTGTTTAACGACGGCTATTGGTCTTATTTCCGCTTGTGCTGATTACTTTAGTTCAATTTGTAAGGTGACTTATAAAACATGGGTTATTGTTGTTGGTGTCGCTTGCGCTATTGTTGCTAATGTTGGTCTAACTCAGCTTATAGCATTATCGGTACCAGTATTATTCCTACTTTACCCTATTGCGATGGCTCTGATTGTTTTAGCATTTTTACGTCATATGATGCCGAATCCTCGTCTGGCATACCGTGTCGTTGTTACTGTTGCAACTTGCTTTGCTGTATTAGATGCGGCGAAAGTGGCGGGTGCAGATATGTCGGCATTCTCGATGCTACCAATGTTTGATCGCGGTATGGCTTGGGTTATCCCTACGTTCGCTTCAATTATCATTGTTCGTTTTATTGGTAAGAAAGAAGACGAGTTAGTGACTAAAGAAGTGTAA
- the fldB gene encoding flavodoxin FldB: MKIGLFYGSSTCYTEMASEKIRSTIGEDIVDIFNIKDTSASAMNDYDLLILGISTWDFGEIQEDWLAVWEELDGLSLKGKTIALFGLGDQGGYGEWFLDAMGLLHDELKATDATFIGYWKNEGYVFDASKALTEDESHFVGLALDEDSQYDKSDERIEQWCEQILVEYHDSL, encoded by the coding sequence ATGAAAATCGGCCTATTTTATGGTTCTTCTACCTGCTATACCGAAATGGCATCAGAGAAAATACGCTCAACCATTGGTGAAGATATCGTTGATATTTTCAATATTAAAGACACGTCAGCGTCAGCAATGAATGACTACGATCTGCTCATACTCGGGATTTCGACGTGGGATTTTGGTGAAATCCAAGAAGATTGGTTGGCGGTATGGGAAGAATTAGACGGACTGTCCTTAAAAGGGAAAACCATTGCTTTATTTGGTCTTGGCGATCAAGGAGGTTATGGCGAGTGGTTCTTAGATGCAATGGGGTTATTACACGATGAATTAAAAGCGACTGATGCCACTTTCATTGGTTATTGGAAAAATGAAGGTTATGTATTTGATGCCTCAAAAGCATTAACAGAAGACGAATCTCACTTTGTTGGTTTGGCATTAGATGAAGACAGCCAATACGATAAAAGTGACGAGCGTATTGAGCAATGGTGTGAACAAATCCTAGTGGAATACCACGACTCTCTTTAA
- the xerD gene encoding site-specific tyrosine recombinase XerD, with product MNNDMALIERFLDTMWMERGLSENTLSSYRNDLMKLLNWLDENHYKCASISAMGLNEYQAYLVDKQYKQTSRARMLSALRRFFQYLHREKIRGDDPTALLMSPKLPQRLPKDLSEEQVNDLLEAPNVDDPLELRDRAMLELLYATGLRVTELVSLTMENLSLRQGVVRVTGKGDKERLVPMGENAVYWIQTFLDQGRSTLLGEKSSDVVFPSRRARQMTRQTFWHRIKHYAVIAGIDTDKLSPHVLRHAFATHLLNYGADLRVVQMLLGHSDLSTTQIYTHVATERLKQIHQEHHPRS from the coding sequence ATGAATAATGATATGGCGTTGATCGAGCGTTTTTTAGATACCATGTGGATGGAACGTGGATTATCTGAAAATACGTTGTCTTCTTATCGAAACGATTTAATGAAATTATTGAATTGGTTAGATGAGAATCACTATAAGTGTGCTTCTATCTCTGCAATGGGATTAAATGAATACCAAGCTTATTTAGTTGATAAACAATATAAGCAAACATCTCGAGCTCGTATGCTTTCTGCTTTGCGTCGATTTTTCCAGTATTTACATCGTGAAAAAATTAGAGGTGATGATCCTACCGCGTTATTAATGAGTCCCAAGTTACCGCAACGATTACCGAAAGATCTAAGTGAAGAACAAGTAAATGACTTACTGGAAGCGCCTAATGTCGATGATCCATTAGAACTCCGTGATCGCGCTATGTTAGAACTACTTTACGCGACAGGTTTGCGTGTGACGGAATTAGTGAGTTTAACGATGGAAAATTTGAGTTTACGTCAAGGTGTCGTACGAGTTACTGGTAAGGGAGATAAAGAGCGTTTGGTTCCAATGGGAGAGAACGCGGTTTATTGGATTCAAACATTTTTAGATCAAGGTCGATCAACTCTATTGGGCGAAAAAAGCTCAGATGTGGTTTTTCCTAGTCGACGTGCAAGACAAATGACAAGACAGACATTCTGGCATCGCATAAAGCATTATGCCGTAATTGCAGGGATTGATACGGACAAATTATCGCCTCACGTTTTACGCCATGCTTTTGCGACACATTTGCTAAACTATGGGGCAGATCTTAGAGTCGTACAAATGTTGTTGGGACATAGTGATCTTTCTACCACACAAATATATACTCATGTAGCAACAGAGCGTTTGAAACAGATACATCAAGAGCATCACCCCCGTTCTTAA
- the dsbC gene encoding bifunctional protein-disulfide isomerase/oxidoreductase DsbC, which produces MSFIRRTSAMIIALLSVASFTACSDEQVKETATPASPVVASNSDSTIAITQRLTTLGLPVEAIHDSDIDGFKQVETPFGIFYVSDDGKHFIQGRIFEFDENGNMKDLLAARFAKLVDSQSENMIVFPAKNEKYVITVFTDITCGYCTKLHKEMKDYNDAGITVRYLAYPRQGYQGSVADKMAQVWCADDKQQAMEDAKSNRPINGSKPATAQCKNIIKEQYLLGRKMGVNGTPAIVLPNGDLVPGYKPAKELLADLEK; this is translated from the coding sequence ATGTCTTTTATTCGCCGTACTAGCGCAATGATTATTGCTCTATTGAGCGTCGCTTCTTTTACTGCTTGTTCTGATGAGCAAGTAAAAGAAACTGCAACACCGGCTTCTCCTGTAGTGGCATCTAATAGTGATTCAACAATTGCGATTACTCAACGATTAACGACATTAGGTTTACCTGTTGAAGCCATTCATGATTCTGATATTGATGGCTTCAAACAAGTTGAAACCCCATTTGGTATTTTTTACGTCTCTGATGACGGTAAGCACTTTATTCAAGGTCGAATTTTTGAGTTTGATGAAAATGGCAATATGAAAGATTTGTTAGCGGCTCGTTTCGCTAAGCTAGTCGATAGCCAAAGTGAGAACATGATCGTGTTCCCTGCAAAAAACGAAAAGTATGTGATTACCGTCTTTACCGACATCACCTGTGGTTACTGTACAAAACTGCATAAAGAGATGAAAGATTATAATGATGCAGGAATTACGGTTCGTTATTTAGCGTATCCTCGTCAGGGCTACCAAGGTTCAGTTGCCGATAAAATGGCGCAAGTTTGGTGTGCTGATGATAAACAGCAAGCGATGGAAGATGCGAAATCGAATCGCCCAATAAATGGTTCAAAACCCGCGACTGCTCAGTGTAAAAATATCATTAAAGAGCAATATCTTTTAGGTCGTAAAATGGGTGTAAATGGCACTCCAGCTATTGTTTTACCTAATGGCGATTTAGTTCCTGGTTACAAACCTGCGAAAGAATTGCTTGCCGATTTAGAAAAATAA
- the recJ gene encoding single-stranded-DNA-specific exonuclease RecJ, whose protein sequence is MIEVKRRIIPVIPNFPSSIPSILQRIYATRGITSNNQLERGAKHLLSFQSMHGIEKAVDILVEAIAKQTRIIVVGDFDVDGATSSALSVMAFRMMGSNNVDYLVPNRFEDGYGLSPDVVDQAKAMGAEIIMTVDNGVSSIDGVAAAKAYGMQVVVTDHHLPGSSLPIADSIVNPNLEECAFPSKSLAGVGVAFYLMLAIRARLRENNWFETQNIPIPNLADLLDLVALGTVADLVALDENNRILVHQGIQRIRAGKCRPGIQALIEVANKVPSRINASDFGFALGPRINAAGRLDDMSFGVELLMSNNIHAARRMASELDALNQTRKEIEQGMKEEAMAICERLEFGAQSELPFGLVLFQRDWHQGVIGILASRLKEKYHRPVIAFADGGDGLIKGSCRSISGFHMRDALDLIDTRNPGLILKFGGHAMAAGLSIKEVDYKRFSQAFDDVVRESVEEEALTGVVLSDGELMPEEFTLGTAEILRAGGPWGQAFPEPIFDGEFKVLNQRLVGEKHLKLMLEPIHKDFPTNKMIDAIAFNIDVRRWPDASVQKVKLAYRLDINEFRGNQTLQLMVDYIEPI, encoded by the coding sequence ATGATTGAAGTGAAACGTCGTATTATTCCTGTTATTCCAAACTTTCCGAGTTCAATTCCTTCAATCTTACAACGGATTTATGCGACTCGTGGGATCACATCTAATAATCAGTTAGAACGCGGTGCTAAGCATTTACTGTCATTTCAGTCAATGCATGGTATTGAAAAAGCGGTAGATATTTTAGTTGAAGCGATAGCAAAACAAACACGAATTATTGTTGTGGGTGACTTTGATGTTGATGGAGCGACGAGCTCTGCACTGTCAGTCATGGCATTTCGAATGATGGGCAGCAATAATGTGGATTACTTAGTCCCTAACCGTTTCGAAGATGGGTACGGATTAAGTCCTGATGTGGTTGATCAAGCCAAAGCAATGGGGGCTGAGATCATTATGACCGTTGATAATGGCGTATCATCTATTGATGGTGTCGCTGCTGCTAAAGCTTATGGTATGCAAGTGGTGGTGACGGATCATCATTTACCGGGGTCATCATTACCAATTGCAGATTCGATTGTGAATCCAAACCTTGAAGAGTGTGCCTTTCCTTCTAAATCGTTAGCTGGCGTAGGGGTTGCTTTTTATTTGATGTTGGCTATCCGTGCGCGTTTACGTGAAAACAACTGGTTTGAAACGCAAAATATTCCTATCCCTAACCTTGCTGACTTATTGGATTTAGTCGCTTTAGGTACCGTTGCTGATTTAGTGGCTTTGGATGAAAATAACCGTATTTTAGTGCATCAAGGTATTCAACGAATTCGAGCTGGGAAATGCCGTCCAGGAATTCAAGCGTTGATCGAAGTTGCCAATAAAGTGCCATCTAGGATCAATGCTTCAGACTTTGGTTTTGCGTTAGGCCCTAGAATTAATGCGGCAGGGCGTTTGGATGATATGTCATTTGGCGTAGAACTTTTGATGTCCAACAACATTCATGCTGCTCGTCGTATGGCGTCAGAATTAGATGCTTTGAATCAAACTCGTAAAGAAATAGAACAAGGCATGAAAGAAGAAGCGATGGCAATCTGTGAGCGCTTAGAGTTTGGCGCACAAAGTGAATTGCCATTTGGTTTAGTTTTATTTCAACGAGATTGGCACCAAGGTGTGATTGGTATTTTAGCATCTCGTCTCAAAGAGAAATACCATCGTCCAGTGATTGCTTTTGCTGATGGTGGTGATGGGTTAATTAAAGGATCATGCCGTTCAATCTCGGGTTTTCATATGCGTGATGCGTTGGATTTAATTGATACCCGAAACCCCGGTTTAATCTTAAAATTTGGTGGTCATGCGATGGCTGCGGGATTAAGTATTAAAGAAGTCGATTACAAGCGTTTCTCCCAAGCGTTTGATGACGTGGTCCGTGAATCAGTAGAAGAAGAAGCGTTAACTGGGGTGGTATTATCTGATGGCGAATTAATGCCAGAAGAATTTACGTTAGGTACCGCTGAGATCCTTCGTGCTGGTGGTCCTTGGGGACAAGCTTTCCCTGAACCTATTTTTGATGGTGAATTTAAAGTACTTAATCAACGTTTAGTCGGTGAAAAGCACTTAAAATTAATGTTAGAACCAATACATAAAGATTTTCCAACCAACAAAATGATCGATGCCATTGCCTTTAATATTGACGTACGTCGTTGGCCAGATGCTTCAGTACAAAAAGTGAAGTTAGCTTACCGTTTAGACATTAATGAATTCAGAGGCAATCAGACATTACAGTTAATGGTTGACTATATAGAACCAATATAG
- the prfB gene encoding peptide chain release factor 2 (programmed frameshift), producing MFEINPIKNRLQDVSERTNILRGYLDYDARKERLEEVNAELEQPEVWNEPERAQALGKERASLEAIVETIDQLDQGGEDVEGLLELAVEEQDQETLDEIEPELAELEAKLATLEFRRMFSGAHDSSDCYIDLQSGSGGTEAQDWTSMMLRMYLRWAEAKGFKTEVIEISDGDVAGLKGATVRISGEYAYGWLRTETGVHRLVRKSPFDSSGRRHTSFASAFIYPEIDDNIEVDINPADLRIDVYRASGAGGQHVNTTESAVRITHVPTNTVVQCQNDRSQHKNKAQAMKQLKAKLFELELQKQNAEKQVNEDSKSDIGWGSQIRSYVLDDSRIKDLRTGIENRNTQAVLDGDLDKFIEASLKSGL from the exons ATGTTCGAAATTAATCCTATAAAAAACCGCCTCCAGGATGTGTCTGAACGCACAAATATCCTGAGGGGGTACCTT GACTACGATGCGAGAAAAGAGCGTCTAGAAGAAGTCAATGCAGAGCTAGAACAACCAGAAGTATGGAATGAACCAGAGCGCGCTCAAGCGCTAGGTAAAGAACGTGCCTCATTAGAAGCGATTGTTGAAACAATTGACCAATTAGATCAAGGCGGTGAAGACGTTGAAGGTTTACTTGAGTTAGCAGTGGAAGAACAAGATCAAGAAACACTTGATGAAATTGAACCTGAACTTGCTGAATTAGAAGCAAAACTGGCGACACTAGAATTCCGTCGTATGTTCTCAGGCGCGCATGATTCATCAGATTGTTATATTGATTTACAATCGGGTTCTGGCGGTACAGAAGCGCAAGATTGGACATCCATGATGCTGCGTATGTATTTGCGTTGGGCGGAAGCGAAAGGATTTAAAACCGAAGTTATCGAAATTTCTGATGGTGATGTTGCTGGTCTTAAAGGCGCAACCGTTCGAATCTCTGGTGAATATGCTTATGGTTGGTTACGTACCGAAACGGGTGTACACCGTCTAGTTCGTAAATCACCTTTTGACTCAAGTGGTCGCCGACATACCTCATTTGCTTCAGCGTTTATCTATCCTGAAATTGACGATAACATTGAAGTGGATATCAATCCTGCTGATTTACGTATTGATGTATACCGAGCTTCTGGCGCGGGTGGTCAGCACGTAAACACCACTGAATCTGCGGTTCGTATTACTCACGTTCCGACAAATACAGTAGTGCAATGTCAAAATGATCGTTCTCAGCATAAAAACAAAGCACAAGCGATGAAGCAGTTGAAAGCGAAACTGTTTGAACTTGAGCTTCAGAAACAAAACGCAGAGAAACAAGTAAACGAAGATTCCAAATCTGATATTGGGTGGGGCAGTCAGATTCGCTCATACGTATTGGATGATTCGCGCATTAAAGATTTGCGTACCGGCATTGAAAATCGTAATACGCAAGCCGTTTTAGACGGCGATTTAGATAAATTTATCGAAGCCAGCTTAAAATCTGGATTATAA
- the lysS gene encoding lysine--tRNA ligase: protein MTDQVQLDENKLIAERRGKLDHIRQACKANGHPNDFRRDSLAADLQSEFGEKTKEELEELNHIVAIAGRVMAKRGPFLLIQEVSGKIQAYASKDVQKELKEKYQGLDIGDIIGVKGALHKSGKGDLYVNMEEFVLLTKALRPLPEKFHGLTDQEMRYRQRYVDLIVNEDSRTAFIIRSKVVSAIRNFMVDKGFMEVETPMMHVIPGGASARPFVTHHNALDVDMYLRVAPELYLKRLVVGGFERVFEINRNFRNEGLSPRHNPEFTMMEFYMAYADYNDLMDLTEAMLSQVAISVLGSDKMPYGEYTVDFGGKYARLSMLDAIKMYNPEHAEIQALTYDGVQDRDLMVSIAKSVHVEVESFWTCGQLLEEIFGETAEPKLMQPTFITEYPADISPLARRNDNNAFITDRFEFFIGGREVANGFSELNDAQDQDERFKAQVSAKESGDDEAMFYDADYITALEHGLPPTAGQGIGIDRLVMLFTNTHTIRDVILFPSMRPQA from the coding sequence ATGACTGACCAAGTACAACTAGATGAAAACAAACTGATTGCAGAACGCCGTGGTAAATTAGACCATATCCGTCAAGCATGTAAGGCTAATGGCCACCCGAATGACTTCCGTCGTGACAGTCTTGCTGCGGATCTTCAATCGGAATTTGGTGAAAAGACCAAAGAAGAGCTAGAAGAATTAAACCACATTGTAGCAATTGCTGGACGTGTAATGGCGAAGCGCGGTCCTTTCTTATTGATCCAAGAAGTGTCTGGCAAGATCCAAGCTTACGCATCAAAAGATGTGCAAAAAGAGCTTAAAGAAAAATACCAAGGCCTAGATATCGGTGACATCATCGGTGTTAAAGGTGCTCTACATAAATCAGGTAAAGGCGATCTTTACGTGAATATGGAAGAGTTCGTACTGCTAACTAAAGCACTACGTCCATTGCCTGAAAAATTCCACGGTTTAACTGACCAAGAAATGCGTTACCGTCAACGTTATGTTGACCTTATCGTAAATGAAGATTCTCGTACTGCATTTATTATCCGCTCTAAAGTGGTTTCTGCAATTCGTAACTTCATGGTTGATAAAGGCTTCATGGAAGTTGAAACGCCAATGATGCACGTTATCCCTGGTGGCGCATCGGCTCGTCCATTCGTTACTCACCATAATGCACTTGATGTTGACATGTACTTACGTGTTGCACCTGAGCTTTATCTTAAACGTCTAGTTGTTGGTGGTTTTGAGCGTGTATTCGAAATCAACCGTAACTTCCGTAATGAAGGTCTTTCTCCTCGTCATAATCCAGAATTCACAATGATGGAATTCTACATGGCGTACGCAGATTACAACGATCTTATGGATTTAACAGAAGCAATGCTATCTCAAGTGGCTATTTCTGTTTTAGGCAGCGATAAAATGCCTTACGGCGAATACACAGTAGATTTTGGCGGTAAATATGCACGTTTGAGCATGTTAGACGCAATCAAAATGTACAACCCTGAGCACGCTGAAATTCAAGCGCTAACGTATGACGGCGTTCAAGATCGTGATCTTATGGTTTCTATCGCGAAATCAGTTCATGTAGAAGTAGAAAGCTTCTGGACATGTGGTCAACTTCTTGAAGAAATCTTTGGTGAAACAGCGGAACCTAAGCTAATGCAACCAACGTTCATTACTGAATACCCAGCGGATATTTCACCACTGGCTCGTCGTAATGATAATAATGCTTTCATTACTGACCGTTTTGAATTCTTCATTGGTGGTCGTGAAGTTGCAAATGGCTTCTCTGAGCTGAATGATGCACAAGATCAAGATGAACGCTTTAAAGCACAAGTAAGCGCGAAAGAATCTGGTGATGATGAAGCAATGTTCTACGATGCAGATTACATCACTGCACTTGAGCACGGCTTACCACCAACAGCAGGTCAAGGTATCGGTATTGACCGTCTAGTAATGTTATTCACTAACACTCACACTATTCGTGACGTGATTTTATTCCCTTCTATGCGTCCACAAGCATAA